A stretch of Mobula birostris isolate sMobBir1 chromosome 30, sMobBir1.hap1, whole genome shotgun sequence DNA encodes these proteins:
- the cap1 gene encoding adenylyl cyclase-associated protein 1, with the protein MANMEALVQRLEKAVLRLETIGSSAGSEVGFSDVSSPYVEAFDEILAGPVATYYKISKELGGDVEKHADMVNEALKFQRGFLVMASQCQQPPQAELTQLLQPLSSKIMQIQEFREKNRGSSQFNHLSAISESILGLGWLAVAPKPGPYVKEMMDAAMFYTNRILKEYKDTDKKHVEWVKAYISFWTELQAYIKANHTTGLLWNKNGRIALASCSAPASGGAPPPPPGPPPPSVPSPASKDDTSVSRSALFAELNKGTDITSRLKHVPDSNKTHKNPALRSAGGTSVSGPKPFKAASPTVKPANKKGPPVLELQGKKWMVENQENASNLVIQDTELKQVVYVYKCAHSTVTVKGKINSITVDNCKKLGLVFDDVVGIVEVINSRDVKIQVLGKVPTISVNKTDGCHIYLSKDSLSCEVISAKSSEMNILIPEKDDFVECPVPEQFKTVWNGEKLVTTVTEISG; encoded by the exons ATGGCAAATATGGAAGCTCTTGTACAAAGGCTGGAGAAAGCTGTGCTGCGGTTGGAGACAATAGGGTCATCTGCTGGAAGTGAAGTTGGTTTTTCTGATG TGTCTTCTCCTTATGTTGAGGCATTTGATGAAATTCTTGCTGGGCCAGTGGCTACATATTATAAAATAAGCAAAGAACTTGGAGGAGATGTTGAGAAACAT GCTGATATGGTGAATGAAGCTCTAAAGTTCCAGAGAGGATTCCTGGTAATGGCTTCCCAGTGTCAGCAGCCTCCACAG GCTGAATTGACCCAACTGCTTCAGCCACTGTCCAGTAAAATTATGCAGATTCAAGAATTCAGAGAAAAAAACCGTGGAAGCAGTCAATTTAATCATCTATCAGCAATAAGTGAGAGCATTCTTGGCCTTGGATGGTTGGCAGTA GCTCCAAAACCTGGTCCTTATGTTAaagagatgatggatgctgctatgTTTTACACCAATCGGATTCTGAAGGAGTACAAAGACAC GGATAAAAAGCATGTAGAATGGGTCAAGGCCTATATTAGCTTCTGGACTGAACTGCAGGCTTACATCAAAGCAAACCACACCACAGGGCTTTTATGGAACAAAAAT GGTCGGATAGCGTTGGCCTCTTGTTCTGCCCCAGCTTCAGGAGgagctcctcctccccctccggGACCACCACCACCATCCGTTCCATCCCCAGCTTCTAAAGATGACACATCTGTTTCGCGATCAGCTCTATTTGCTGAGCTTAACAAGGGAACCGATATTACTAGTA GACTGAAGCATGTCCCGGACAGTAACAAAACCCACAAGAATCCTGCGTTAAGAAGTGCAGGTGGAACTTCCGTATCTGGACCAAAGCCATTCAAAGCAGCTTCTCCAACAGTGAAGCCAGCAAATAAGAAAGGGCCACCCGTGCTAGAACTGCAAGGGAAGAAATGGATGGTG GAAAACCAAGAGAATGCCAGTAACCTGGTTATTCAAGACACTGAATTGAAGCAGGTTGTGTATGTTTACAAGTGTGCCCACTCCACTGTTACTGTCAAAGGGAAGATCAACTCCATCACCGTCG ATAACTGTAAAAAATTGGGCCTTGTTTTTGATGATGTTGTTGGAATTGTGGAAGTAATAAATTCCAGGGATGTGAAAATTCAG GTGTTGGGTAAAGTGCCAACTATATCAGTCAATAAGACTGATGGGTGCCATATCTACCTTAGTAAGGATTCTCTCTCTTGTGAGGTTATCAGTGCCAAGTCCTCTGAGATGAACATCTTGATTCCTGAAAAGGATGATTTT GTGGAATGCCCTGTTCCAGAACAATTCAAGACCGTCTGGAATGGAGAGAAACTGGTgaccacagtaactgaaataagtGGTTAA